A DNA window from Zingiber officinale cultivar Zhangliang chromosome 3A, Zo_v1.1, whole genome shotgun sequence contains the following coding sequences:
- the LOC122050372 gene encoding zinc finger protein 6-like, with product MASIEERNKERNSQCFSPVSVASPLLAFPLDLPSPSSMADRESAAQPTTTTLNFMKAGTVDAFSELPFLRAAAAAVPGHDGSSSTGGSGVRLFGIDFPAGDEASSQEDSAEQPAPPSSAGGGAESARRFECHYCCRKFPTSQALGGHQNAHKRERQHAKRAHLQSAAMAAAAAHHFRQHTAAAAAFFPSGYGSQLAYLDFPAGRGNPCAARFHHPLSPPPPPPPTTHYPSPPWTDNARLLYGTATTTAPLPGLWRVPLHDHPQPPLQPLFAPAEGGTIAGAGRGGGGGRIGSSSSSSSSLASPSDFDLSNSKNSLSLDLHL from the coding sequence ATGGCTTCGATCGAGGAGAGAAATAAAGAGCGCAATAGTCAGTGCTTCTCTCCTGTTTCagttgcttctcctcttcttgctTTTCCTCTTGATCTTCCATCTCCTAGCTCCATGGCTGACCGAGAGAGCGCAGCACAGCCGACGACGACGACGCTAAACTTCATGAAGGCGGGCACTGTCGACGCCTTCTCTGAGCTTCCATTTCTCCGCGCGGCGGCAGCGGCGGTCCCGGGGCATGACGGTTCGTCGAGCACGGGGGGATCCGGAGTGAGGCTGTTCGGGATAGACTTCCCGGCTGGCGATGAGGCGTCGTCTCAGGAGGACAGCGCGGAACAGCCCGCGCCGCCCTCATCTGCCGGCGGAGGGGCGGAGAGCGCGCGCAGGTTCGAGTGCCACTACTGCTGCCGCAAGTTCCCGACGTCGCAGGCGCTCGGCGGCCACCAGAACGCGCACAAGCGCGAGCGACAGCACGCGAAGCGCGCGCACCTCCAGTCCGCCGCCATGGCCGCCGCCGCCGCGCACCATTTCCGCCAACACACCGCCGCCGCGGCCGCCTTCTTCCCCAGCGGCTACGGATCCCAGCTGGCGTACCTCGACTTCCCGGCCGGCCGCGGCAACCCCTGCGCCGCCCGATTCCACCACCCCCTTTCGCCGCCACCTCCGCCGCCGCCCACCACGCACTACCCGTCTCCTCCGTGGACAGATAACGCTCGCCTCCTCTACGGCACGGCGACGACGACGGCGCCACTTCCGGGGCTTTGGAGAGTCCCGTTACATGACCACCCCCAGCCGCCCCTGCAGCCTCTCTTCGCGCCCGCTGAAGGAGGCACCATCGCCGGCGCAGGccgtggcggcggcggcggccgtatcggctcttcttcctcctcgtctTCTTCCTTAGCTTCGCCGAGCGACTTCGATTTGAGTAATTCCAAGAACAGCTTGAGTTTGGATTTGCATTTGTAA